A window of the Egibacter rhizosphaerae genome harbors these coding sequences:
- a CDS encoding TetR/AcrR family transcriptional regulator: MARTVDPQRHRARREHILHAAAELFAAKGFDGTSVSDICRAAGISTGNLFHYFASKREVFAALLRDGTTATEEALVAALADDDPWEALLGFVDHLVAPAAEPLVPGLVLEAMLQAKRDPELAELLAHDADDERAGVVAILDRSVEAGMLDVSLDVDHTADWVMAMVGAVYLRAATDERFDAAAQRTTLRLTVERFLGPHRRHA; encoded by the coding sequence GTGGCCCGAACGGTCGATCCGCAGCGACATCGCGCGCGGCGCGAGCACATCCTGCACGCTGCGGCGGAGCTGTTCGCCGCCAAAGGGTTCGACGGGACGTCGGTCTCGGACATCTGCCGGGCGGCGGGGATCAGCACCGGCAACCTGTTCCACTACTTCGCCAGCAAGCGCGAGGTCTTCGCCGCGCTGCTGCGGGACGGCACGACGGCGACCGAGGAGGCGCTGGTCGCCGCGCTGGCTGACGACGACCCGTGGGAGGCGCTGCTCGGCTTCGTCGACCACCTCGTCGCGCCCGCTGCCGAGCCGCTGGTGCCAGGCCTCGTCCTGGAGGCGATGCTGCAGGCCAAACGCGACCCCGAGCTCGCGGAGCTGCTCGCGCACGACGCGGACGACGAGCGCGCCGGCGTGGTCGCAATTCTCGATCGGAGCGTCGAGGCCGGGATGCTCGACGTGTCCCTCGACGTCGATCACACCGCCGACTGGGTGATGGCGATGGTCGGCGCGGTCTACCTCCGCGCGGCCACCGACGAGCGCTTCGACGCCGCGGCGCAGCGAACAACGTTGCGTCTGACCGTCGAGCGGTTCCTCGGCCCGCACCGGCGCCATGCGTGA
- a CDS encoding MarR family winged helix-turn-helix transcriptional regulator has translation MDTADSRERANPDDTSADDGPEPLVVERADGLKHLPPTRAHAFLGLVRAGTALSRDLSARLEARHGLSLHAFEVLLHLAVFSPDGRLGLRQLVEQAPLSQSRVSRMVARLEADGLVTREHDPDDARGVDVAITDAGVDVFRRAQETHLADLDERFFSRLSWDDITRLATITEKLLADEDA, from the coding sequence ATGGACACAGCCGATTCCCGCGAACGCGCCAACCCCGACGACACGAGCGCCGACGACGGCCCAGAGCCGCTGGTCGTCGAGCGCGCCGACGGGCTCAAGCACCTGCCGCCCACCCGGGCCCACGCCTTCCTCGGCCTCGTGCGCGCCGGCACGGCGCTGTCCCGGGACCTGAGCGCGCGACTCGAGGCTCGTCACGGCCTCAGCCTCCACGCGTTCGAGGTGCTGTTGCATCTCGCGGTCTTCTCTCCCGACGGGCGTCTCGGCCTCCGCCAGCTCGTCGAGCAGGCGCCCCTCAGCCAAAGCCGCGTCTCCCGCATGGTTGCCCGCCTCGAGGCCGATGGATTGGTCACCCGCGAGCACGACCCCGATGACGCGCGAGGCGTCGACGTGGCGATCACTGACGCCGGGGTCGACGTGTTCCGCCGCGCACAGGAGACCCACCTCGCCGATCTCGACGAGCGCTTCTTCTCGCGCCTGTCCTGGGACGACATCACCCGGCTCGCGACGATCACCGAGAAGCTGCTCGCCGACGAGGACGCGTGA
- a CDS encoding DUF6069 family protein gives MDEPDRTDQPQDRGWNRPRIAARALTVGGAVVAALAVWALAVAVIGVELQVEPGTTEPETVGPAMVTIASLAAGLAGWGLLALLERLTSRARGVWTATALAALLMSLAGPLAGVSAAATATLAAMHVAVAAVLVPGLRRGTRAQARDASASS, from the coding sequence ATGGATGAACCCGATCGCACCGACCAGCCACAGGACCGCGGCTGGAACCGACCGCGCATCGCGGCCCGCGCCCTCACCGTGGGTGGGGCCGTGGTCGCCGCCCTCGCCGTGTGGGCCCTCGCCGTCGCCGTGATCGGGGTCGAGCTTCAGGTCGAACCCGGCACGACCGAGCCCGAGACCGTCGGCCCGGCCATGGTCACCATTGCCAGCCTCGCCGCTGGCCTTGCCGGATGGGGTCTGTTGGCGCTCCTCGAGCGCCTGACTTCGCGCGCTCGTGGCGTGTGGACCGCCACCGCGCTCGCCGCCCTCCTGATGTCCCTGGCCGGCCCGCTCGCCGGGGTCAGCGCCGCGGCCACCGCCACGCTCGCGGCGATGCACGTTGCGGTCGCCGCCGTGCTCGTGCCCGGACTGCGGAGGGGGACAAGGGCGCAGGCCAGGGATGCCTCCGCGTCGAGCTGA
- a CDS encoding TetR/AcrR family transcriptional regulator produces MAVQEPAGTDPAPAAVRVDPRIARSRAVIVEAATAHYLAHGYREANLDDVAREARVSKRTIYNVIGGKEQLFRAVLAEAIDTAERFSVEVAAGIGDTDDVATELGGVASTLAASVLGGRIVSLRRLLIAEATRFPELARDYYERAPGRVMTTLADGLARLAARGLLDIDDAELAAEHLAFLVLGASLDRALFEADAPSATTVETRARAGVEVFLRAYACRP; encoded by the coding sequence ATGGCCGTGCAGGAACCGGCGGGCACCGACCCCGCTCCCGCCGCCGTGCGGGTCGATCCGCGGATCGCGCGGTCCCGCGCGGTGATCGTCGAAGCCGCGACCGCGCACTACCTCGCCCACGGCTACCGCGAGGCCAACCTCGACGACGTCGCGCGCGAGGCGCGGGTATCAAAGCGCACGATCTACAACGTCATCGGCGGTAAGGAACAGCTGTTCCGTGCCGTCCTCGCCGAGGCGATCGACACCGCCGAGCGGTTCTCGGTCGAGGTCGCCGCGGGGATCGGCGACACCGACGACGTCGCGACGGAGCTCGGCGGGGTTGCCTCCACGCTGGCCGCGTCGGTGCTCGGCGGGCGGATCGTGTCGCTGCGCCGCCTGCTCATCGCCGAGGCGACACGGTTTCCCGAACTCGCCCGTGACTACTACGAGCGCGCGCCCGGGAGGGTGATGACGACCCTCGCGGACGGCCTCGCCCGCCTCGCCGCACGCGGGTTGCTGGATATCGACGATGCCGAGCTCGCAGCCGAGCACCTCGCGTTCCTCGTCCTCGGGGCCTCACTCGATCGGGCCCTCTTCGAAGCGGACGCGCCCTCGGCCACGACGGTCGAGACCCGGGCACGCGCCGGCGTCGAGGTCTTCCTCCGCGCCTACGCTTGCCGACCGTGA
- a CDS encoding amidohydrolase family protein, with protein sequence MESECGGRSKGVAGLVGGALVAALLSTGVWGGLRWLAPICVAVVAVVVAAWQRRARREPSPETPATSGGAGAGEDGTISRRVVLGGLGLGVAAVAGGAGFYLATRYPAGSAHRGALAIIGGTVLVGPGLDPRRATVVVRDGVIEDVGDLDVPGDATVLDADGATILPGLIDLHVHVGSPELDAGEEPGLLAMPGLVADWVRYFPRHRRSALEHGVTAVRSLGDEHPWIADLRRQVGDRDLEGPRLFLAGPMFTTRGGHPVATFGADPDGDAVRVPTTPASARAAVRALATADDPVDLVKVVQERGGPDRALEPLTTDVLEAIVDEAHAQGFAVTAHWGTFDDLRELLNAGVDGLEHLDSRDLLEGWPDDVLAELVDRGLPVTATLAVAEASLPEDVMGVLRERVGELHAVGGRVVVGSDAARPGVGFGSGVHRELALLVDSGLTPRAALRAATSDAADVLGVGHIGAVEAGRAADLLVVDGDPLVDIDALRDVRAVLRDGRRVVG encoded by the coding sequence ATGGAGAGCGAATGTGGGGGCCGATCGAAGGGCGTGGCCGGCCTCGTCGGCGGGGCCCTGGTGGCGGCGCTCCTCTCGACCGGAGTCTGGGGAGGCCTCCGCTGGCTGGCACCGATCTGCGTCGCCGTCGTGGCGGTCGTCGTGGCCGCGTGGCAGCGACGAGCGCGTCGGGAGCCCTCACCCGAGACGCCCGCCACGAGTGGGGGCGCCGGAGCAGGCGAGGACGGGACCATCAGCCGGCGAGTGGTTCTCGGGGGACTCGGGCTCGGGGTCGCGGCGGTCGCGGGCGGCGCCGGCTTCTACCTCGCGACGCGCTATCCCGCCGGCTCCGCGCATCGGGGCGCGCTCGCGATCATCGGGGGAACCGTCCTCGTCGGTCCGGGGCTCGACCCGCGTCGGGCAACGGTGGTGGTCCGCGACGGGGTGATCGAGGACGTGGGCGACCTCGACGTCCCCGGCGACGCCACCGTTCTCGACGCCGATGGCGCGACCATCCTGCCCGGGCTGATCGATCTGCACGTGCACGTCGGCTCCCCCGAACTCGACGCGGGGGAGGAGCCGGGCCTGCTCGCGATGCCGGGCCTGGTGGCGGATTGGGTGCGCTACTTCCCGCGGCATCGTCGCTCCGCGCTCGAGCACGGCGTGACCGCTGTTCGCAGCCTCGGCGACGAGCACCCGTGGATCGCCGACCTCCGCCGGCAGGTCGGCGACCGCGACCTCGAGGGGCCACGGCTGTTCCTCGCCGGCCCCATGTTCACCACCCGTGGCGGGCACCCGGTCGCGACGTTCGGCGCGGACCCTGACGGGGATGCGGTGCGCGTGCCCACCACGCCGGCGTCCGCTCGTGCCGCGGTGCGAGCGTTGGCCACCGCCGACGATCCCGTCGACCTCGTAAAGGTGGTGCAGGAGCGCGGCGGCCCCGACCGAGCGCTCGAACCGCTCACGACCGACGTCCTCGAGGCGATCGTTGACGAGGCGCACGCGCAGGGGTTCGCCGTGACCGCGCACTGGGGCACGTTCGACGACCTCCGCGAGCTCCTGAACGCGGGGGTCGACGGCCTCGAGCACCTCGACTCGCGAGACCTCCTCGAGGGGTGGCCCGACGACGTCCTCGCCGAGCTCGTGGATCGTGGGCTGCCGGTCACGGCCACGCTCGCCGTGGCGGAGGCCTCGCTCCCGGAGGACGTGATGGGCGTGCTGCGCGAGCGTGTGGGCGAGCTGCACGCTGTCGGCGGACGTGTGGTGGTCGGCAGCGACGCCGCGCGGCCCGGCGTCGGGTTCGGTTCCGGTGTCCACCGCGAGCTCGCGCTGCTCGTCGACAGCGGCCTCACGCCGCGCGCCGCGTTGCGGGCCGCGACCAGCGACGCGGCGGATGTGCTCGGCGTCGGGCACATCGGAGCCGTCGAGGCGGGACGTGCGGCGGATCTGCTCGTGGTCGACGGCGATCCGCTGGTCGACATCGATGCGCTCCGCGACGTGCGCGCGGTGCTGCGGGACGGTCGCAGGGTCGTGGGGTGA
- a CDS encoding GNAT family N-acetyltransferase, which translates to MLIRRERADDRSAVASVHGAAFPTPEGANAPVEVGLLAELRDDPGWLPHLSVVAVGDAGVVGHAVCTRGTIEPEGTPALGLGPIAVLPEHQGSGIGSALMHTVLEAADARGEALVCLLGDPGYYRRFGFVTASELAIEAPDPQWGEYFQARPLAAYTPQLQGRFRYAPPFERL; encoded by the coding sequence ATGCTGATCAGACGTGAGAGGGCCGACGACCGCTCCGCCGTGGCGAGCGTGCACGGCGCGGCCTTCCCGACCCCCGAGGGCGCGAACGCCCCGGTGGAGGTGGGTCTGCTGGCGGAGCTCCGAGACGACCCCGGATGGTTGCCACACCTCTCCGTGGTGGCCGTCGGAGACGCTGGCGTGGTGGGACACGCCGTGTGCACGCGCGGGACCATCGAGCCCGAGGGCACGCCCGCGCTCGGCCTCGGGCCGATCGCCGTGCTCCCCGAGCACCAGGGGAGCGGGATCGGCTCAGCCCTGATGCACACCGTGCTCGAGGCCGCCGACGCCCGCGGTGAGGCGCTGGTGTGCCTGCTCGGCGACCCGGGGTACTACCGCCGCTTCGGCTTCGTGACGGCGTCGGAGCTGGCCATCGAAGCGCCCGACCCACAGTGGGGCGAGTACTTCCAAGCACGCCCCCTCGCCGCTTATACCCCGCAACTGCAGGGGCGCTTTCGATACGCCCCACCGTTCGAACGCCTTTAA
- a CDS encoding GNAT family N-acetyltransferase has translation MAIEVIAATADRFDDVATMLGPKKDPDATTCWCLSHRLDATTNRQLVGPARGEYVRSLCGRDEGPGVLAYDDGEVCGWAAVAPRSELPFARSRKIPHVDDLPVWSVWCIRVRPGHRRQGISHHLLAGAVAYARSQGAPAVEGYPVDNRGEKVDLTLAFVGTRKLFEGAGFTKAADTQSVSGGFPRVLMRLSLLPEGG, from the coding sequence ATGGCCATCGAGGTCATAGCGGCGACGGCGGACCGGTTCGACGACGTCGCCACCATGCTCGGACCGAAGAAGGACCCCGACGCCACCACCTGTTGGTGTCTGAGCCACCGGCTCGATGCGACGACGAACCGCCAGCTGGTCGGGCCGGCGCGGGGGGAGTACGTCCGGTCGCTGTGCGGCCGCGACGAGGGGCCGGGGGTGTTGGCCTACGACGATGGCGAGGTCTGCGGTTGGGCCGCGGTCGCCCCGCGGTCGGAGCTGCCCTTCGCGCGCTCGCGCAAGATCCCCCACGTCGACGACCTGCCGGTGTGGTCGGTGTGGTGCATCCGCGTGCGGCCGGGTCACCGACGGCAAGGGATCTCGCACCATCTTCTCGCCGGCGCCGTCGCGTACGCGCGTTCCCAGGGCGCCCCGGCGGTCGAGGGCTACCCCGTGGACAACCGGGGCGAGAAGGTCGACCTCACCTTGGCCTTCGTCGGCACGCGCAAGCTCTTCGAGGGGGCCGGCTTCACCAAGGCCGCCGACACCCAGTCGGTCTCCGGCGGATTCCCGCGCGTGCTCATGCGGCTGAGTCTGCTTCCTGAAGGCGGGTGA
- a CDS encoding DUF998 domain-containing protein translates to MDTASGPSEGFDRSAAVTRSLLGYGVLAGAVYLGAGLVLALTREGFELARHPLSLLMLGDGGWMQRANLVVAGAMVLVAAIGVARALGGSRHAAYAGGLLGLYGAALLASAAFAPDAMAGFPPGAAGGEASLSGILHLASGAVGFVSLAAGALVVASWCAQRGARAWAAFTRASSAIIVLGFLGGAALSTQTLGVVALWVAVVAGWAWLAATSVHLYRTVPHPDADRRAPAA, encoded by the coding sequence ATGGATACGGCGTCAGGTCCGTCCGAGGGCTTCGACCGTTCGGCGGCGGTCACCCGCTCGCTGCTCGGCTATGGCGTCCTCGCCGGGGCGGTGTACCTCGGCGCGGGTCTCGTGCTCGCGCTCACCCGGGAGGGCTTCGAGCTCGCCCGCCACCCGTTGAGCCTGCTGATGCTCGGCGACGGCGGGTGGATGCAGCGCGCGAACCTCGTCGTCGCCGGCGCGATGGTCCTCGTCGCGGCGATCGGGGTCGCCCGCGCGCTGGGGGGCTCGCGGCACGCGGCCTACGCCGGGGGGCTCCTCGGCCTGTACGGCGCCGCGCTGCTGGCGAGCGCGGCCTTCGCTCCCGACGCGATGGCTGGCTTCCCACCCGGTGCGGCCGGAGGGGAGGCGAGCCTCTCGGGCATCCTCCACCTCGCCTCCGGCGCGGTCGGCTTCGTGAGCCTGGCCGCGGGCGCGCTCGTGGTGGCGTCGTGGTGCGCGCAGCGAGGGGCTCGGGCGTGGGCCGCCTTCACGCGTGCGAGCAGCGCGATCATCGTGCTCGGGTTCCTCGGCGGGGCTGCGCTGTCCACCCAGACACTCGGCGTGGTCGCGCTCTGGGTCGCCGTCGTCGCCGGATGGGCCTGGCTCGCCGCGACGTCGGTGCATCTCTACCGCACGGTGCCCCATCCCGACGCCGACCGCAGGGCTCCCGCTGCGTGA
- a CDS encoding alpha/beta hydrolase, translating into MEYQAFLPPELRCEGDRVPREEFWAHGDMRVHLDRHVDEQAPRKLVALPGAGGHGRLIASVGLAASGIAETVAPDLPGYGHTELGARRAYTYHDWVEVVADLVASEQPRDGRPVVLFGASMGGMLAYNAAVRSPAVRGVIATNLLDPRDRRVRRAVVRHPSLASGVPLLFPLATVAGRVRVPVRALANMRAIANDPELAAACARDPVGGGDAVPLSFLASWLGSRREVPPERFDRPILLVHPGDDRWTPPNVSQAFLRRLRGATRLRPPPRLRPLSSRRAGGAHDGRGDPRLPRGGHPGGPTSAMTAPGQRERRPGPGLPRVRPPRSGSDSRSASVGAEEDLDAGACPGLDRRGRGRVRFEEGPIE; encoded by the coding sequence GTGGAGTATCAGGCCTTCCTGCCGCCCGAGCTGCGCTGCGAGGGCGACCGCGTCCCGCGTGAGGAGTTCTGGGCCCACGGGGACATGCGGGTGCACCTCGACCGCCACGTCGACGAACAGGCGCCCCGGAAGCTCGTCGCCCTGCCCGGCGCGGGCGGACACGGGCGACTCATCGCCTCGGTAGGCCTCGCCGCGAGCGGGATCGCCGAGACCGTCGCCCCCGACCTCCCCGGCTACGGGCACACCGAGCTCGGCGCGCGCCGTGCTTACACCTACCACGACTGGGTCGAGGTCGTCGCCGACCTCGTCGCGAGCGAGCAGCCCCGCGACGGACGCCCGGTCGTGCTGTTCGGCGCGAGCATGGGCGGAATGCTCGCCTACAACGCCGCGGTGCGCTCGCCGGCGGTCCGGGGTGTCATCGCGACGAACCTGCTGGATCCCCGGGATCGTCGAGTGCGCCGGGCGGTCGTCCGTCACCCGAGCCTGGCGAGCGGCGTCCCGCTGCTCTTCCCGCTCGCGACGGTCGCCGGCCGGGTCCGTGTGCCGGTCCGTGCGCTCGCGAACATGCGGGCGATCGCGAACGATCCCGAGCTTGCTGCGGCGTGCGCCCGGGATCCGGTCGGCGGGGGCGATGCGGTGCCGCTGTCGTTCCTGGCTTCGTGGCTCGGGTCGCGACGGGAAGTGCCCCCGGAGCGGTTTGATCGGCCGATCCTGCTCGTTCACCCAGGCGACGATCGCTGGACGCCGCCGAACGTGTCCCAGGCCTTTCTCCGCCGCCTGCGCGGCGCCACGCGGTTACGTCCACCTCCCCGCCTGCGGCCACTTTCCAGTCGAAGAGCCGGGGGTGCGCACGATGGGCGAGGCGATCCGCGCCTTCCTCGAGGAGGTCATCCCGGGGGACCGACCTCGGCGATGACCGCGCCCGGCCAGCGAGAACGACGGCCAGGCCCTGGCCTCCCCCGGGTGCGGCCACCTCGGTCGGGAAGCGACTCACGGTCGGCAAGCGTAGGCGCGGAGGAAGACCTCGACGCCGGCGCGTGCCCGGGTCTCGACCGTCGTGGCCGAGGGCGCGTCCGCTTCGAAGAGGGCCCGATCGAGTGA
- a CDS encoding dihydrofolate reductase family protein, whose translation MGNVRVSNFSVSLDGYAAGPDQSMDAPLGIGGEQLHEWAFATRSFREPLGMEGGVRGGVDDDLVAKGNGGVGATIIGRNMFGPIRGPWGDSDWRGWWGAAPPFGHSAFVLTHHPRDPIEMEGGTTFHFVTEGIEVVLKRAQDAAGDADVRIGGGPATVRQFLDAGLVDEVHLAVTPILLGAGERLFTDAENLASGYTCTGQTPSDAVTHYHLHRAG comes from the coding sequence ATGGGCAACGTGCGAGTCAGCAACTTCTCGGTCTCGCTCGACGGGTACGCCGCCGGGCCGGACCAGTCGATGGACGCGCCGCTCGGCATTGGCGGCGAGCAACTCCACGAGTGGGCGTTCGCGACCCGCTCGTTCCGCGAGCCGCTCGGCATGGAGGGCGGCGTGCGCGGAGGAGTCGACGACGACCTCGTCGCGAAGGGCAACGGCGGGGTGGGCGCGACGATCATCGGGCGCAACATGTTCGGCCCGATCCGTGGTCCCTGGGGCGACAGCGACTGGAGGGGCTGGTGGGGAGCCGCCCCACCCTTCGGGCACTCGGCGTTCGTGCTCACCCACCACCCGCGGGACCCGATCGAGATGGAGGGCGGTACGACCTTCCACTTCGTCACCGAGGGGATCGAGGTCGTCCTCAAGCGGGCGCAGGACGCGGCCGGCGACGCGGATGTGCGCATCGGAGGCGGCCCCGCGACGGTGCGGCAGTTCCTCGATGCCGGACTGGTCGACGAGGTCCACCTCGCGGTGACGCCGATCCTGCTCGGCGCGGGCGAGCGCCTGTTCACCGACGCGGAGAACCTCGCCAGCGGTTACACGTGCACGGGTCAGACCCCGTCGGACGCGGTCACGCACTATCACCTGCACCGGGCCGGATAG